The following proteins are encoded in a genomic region of Rattus rattus isolate New Zealand chromosome 2, Rrattus_CSIRO_v1, whole genome shotgun sequence:
- the LOC116893777 gene encoding gastric triacylglycerol lipase isoform X2: protein MWLLLITSVISTFGGAHGLFGKLGPGNPEANMNISQMITYWGYPCQEYEVVTEDGYILGVYRIPHGKNNSENIDAGYDVWLGNSRGNTWSRKNVYFSPDSVEFWAFSFDEMAKYDLPATIDFIVQKTGQEKIHYVGHSQGTTIGFIAFSTNPTLAKKIKTFYALAPVATVKYTQSPLKKISLIPTFLFKLMFGKKMFMPHNYFEDFLGTEVCSREVLNLLCSNTLFIFCGFDKKNLNVSRFDVYLGHNPAGTSVQDFLHWAQLVRSGKLQAFNWGSPFQNMLHYNQKTPPEYDVSAMTVPVAVWNGGNDILADPQDVAMLLPKLSNLLFHKEILGYNHLDFIWAMDAPQEVYNDMISMMAED from the exons ATGTGGCTGTTATTAATAACAAGTGTGATATCAACATTCGGAGGTGCACATGGCCTATTTGGAAAACTGGGTCCTGGAAACCCTGAAGCAAACATGAATATT AGTCAGATGATAACTTACTGGGGATATCCATGTCAAGAATATGAAGTTGTTACTGAAGATGGCTACATTCTGGGGGTCTACAGAATTCCTCATGGGAAgaataattctgaaaatatag ACGCTGGCTATGACGTGTGGCTGGGGAACAGTCGAGGAAATACATGGTCCAGGAAAAATGTATACTTCTCACCAGACTCAGTTGAATTCTGGGCTTTCAG cttTGATGAAATGGCTAAATATGACCTTCCCGCCACAATAGACTTCATTGTACAGAAAACTGGACAAGAGAAGATACACTATGTTGGTCATTCTCAGGGTACCACTATTG GTTTCATTGCCTTTTCTACCAATCCTACACTGGCCAAAAAAATCAAGACGTTTTATGCATTAGCTCCAGTTGCTACCGTGAAGTATACACAAAGTCCCTTGAAAAAGATTTCACTTATTCCTACATTTCTTTTCAAG CTTATGTTTGGCAAGAAAATGTTCATGCCCCACAACTACTTTGAAGACTTTCTTGGTACCGAAGTGTGCTCACGGGAGGTTCTAAATCTTCTCTGCAGCAACACTTTATTCATCTTCTGTGGGTTTGACAAGAAAAACTTAAATGTG AGTCGTTTTGATGTGTATCTAGGGCATAATCCAGCAGGGACATCTGTTCAAGACTTTCTCCACTGGGCACAG CTTGTTAGATCTGGGAAATTACAAGCCTTCAACTGGGGAAGCCCATTCCAGAACATGTTACACTACAACCAG AAAACGCCTCCTGAATATGATGTGTCAGCCATGACCGTGCCAGTTGCAGTGTGGAACGGTGGCAATGACATCCTGGCTGATCCCCAAGATGTCGCCATGCTGCTTCCCAAACTCTCCAACCTCCTGTTCCATAAAGAGATTCTTGGCTACAATCACCTGGACTTCATCTGGGCAATGGATGCCCCTCAAGAGGTTTACAATGACATGATTTCCATGATGGCAGAAGACTAA
- the LOC116893777 gene encoding gastric triacylglycerol lipase isoform X1 has translation MWLLLITSVISTFGGAHGLFGKLGPGNPEANMNISQMITYWGYPCQEYEVVTEDGYILGVYRIPHGKNNSENIGKRPVVYLQHGLIASATNWIANLPNNSLAFMLADAGYDVWLGNSRGNTWSRKNVYFSPDSVEFWAFSFDEMAKYDLPATIDFIVQKTGQEKIHYVGHSQGTTIGFIAFSTNPTLAKKIKTFYALAPVATVKYTQSPLKKISLIPTFLFKLMFGKKMFMPHNYFEDFLGTEVCSREVLNLLCSNTLFIFCGFDKKNLNVSRFDVYLGHNPAGTSVQDFLHWAQLVRSGKLQAFNWGSPFQNMLHYNQKTPPEYDVSAMTVPVAVWNGGNDILADPQDVAMLLPKLSNLLFHKEILGYNHLDFIWAMDAPQEVYNDMISMMAED, from the exons ATGTGGCTGTTATTAATAACAAGTGTGATATCAACATTCGGAGGTGCACATGGCCTATTTGGAAAACTGGGTCCTGGAAACCCTGAAGCAAACATGAATATT AGTCAGATGATAACTTACTGGGGATATCCATGTCAAGAATATGAAGTTGTTACTGAAGATGGCTACATTCTGGGGGTCTACAGAATTCCTCATGGGAAgaataattctgaaaatatag GCAAGAGACCTGTGGTGTATTTGCAGCATGGTTTGATCGCATCAGCCACAAACTGGATTGCAAATCTACCAAACAACAGCCTGGCCTTTATGCTAGCAGACGCTGGCTATGACGTGTGGCTGGGGAACAGTCGAGGAAATACATGGTCCAGGAAAAATGTATACTTCTCACCAGACTCAGTTGAATTCTGGGCTTTCAG cttTGATGAAATGGCTAAATATGACCTTCCCGCCACAATAGACTTCATTGTACAGAAAACTGGACAAGAGAAGATACACTATGTTGGTCATTCTCAGGGTACCACTATTG GTTTCATTGCCTTTTCTACCAATCCTACACTGGCCAAAAAAATCAAGACGTTTTATGCATTAGCTCCAGTTGCTACCGTGAAGTATACACAAAGTCCCTTGAAAAAGATTTCACTTATTCCTACATTTCTTTTCAAG CTTATGTTTGGCAAGAAAATGTTCATGCCCCACAACTACTTTGAAGACTTTCTTGGTACCGAAGTGTGCTCACGGGAGGTTCTAAATCTTCTCTGCAGCAACACTTTATTCATCTTCTGTGGGTTTGACAAGAAAAACTTAAATGTG AGTCGTTTTGATGTGTATCTAGGGCATAATCCAGCAGGGACATCTGTTCAAGACTTTCTCCACTGGGCACAG CTTGTTAGATCTGGGAAATTACAAGCCTTCAACTGGGGAAGCCCATTCCAGAACATGTTACACTACAACCAG AAAACGCCTCCTGAATATGATGTGTCAGCCATGACCGTGCCAGTTGCAGTGTGGAACGGTGGCAATGACATCCTGGCTGATCCCCAAGATGTCGCCATGCTGCTTCCCAAACTCTCCAACCTCCTGTTCCATAAAGAGATTCTTGGCTACAATCACCTGGACTTCATCTGGGCAATGGATGCCCCTCAAGAGGTTTACAATGACATGATTTCCATGATGGCAGAAGACTAA